The Streptomyces sp. Alt3 genome has a segment encoding these proteins:
- a CDS encoding ABC transporter permease, which translates to MSAGTYTPRPGAAPLPRMIAAQTVLETRMLLRNGEQLLLTVVIPTLLLVLFSAVDIVDTGAGETVDFLTPGVLALAVMSTAFTGQAIATGFERRYGVLKRLGASPLPRWGLMAAKTLSVLVTEVLQVVLLTVIAFALGWSPEGNPFSVLLLLVLGTVAFSGLGLLMAGTLKAEATLAAANLVFLLLLVGGGVVVPLDRFPDAAQSVLGLLPISALSDGLRDVLQHGAAMPWGDAAVLAVWSVLGLGAAARFFRWE; encoded by the coding sequence ATGAGCGCCGGTACGTACACCCCGCGCCCCGGCGCCGCCCCGCTTCCCCGCATGATCGCGGCACAGACCGTGCTGGAGACGCGGATGCTCCTGCGCAACGGTGAGCAGCTGCTGCTCACCGTGGTCATCCCGACGCTGCTGCTCGTCCTGTTCAGCGCGGTCGACATCGTCGACACGGGAGCGGGTGAGACGGTCGACTTCCTGACACCGGGCGTCCTGGCGCTCGCGGTGATGTCCACGGCCTTCACCGGCCAGGCCATCGCGACCGGTTTCGAACGGCGCTACGGCGTCCTCAAGCGGCTGGGCGCCTCGCCCCTGCCCCGCTGGGGCCTGATGGCGGCCAAGACGCTCTCGGTACTGGTCACGGAGGTGCTGCAGGTCGTCCTGCTGACGGTGATCGCCTTCGCGCTCGGCTGGTCCCCGGAGGGGAACCCGTTCTCCGTCCTGCTGCTGCTGGTACTGGGCACCGTGGCGTTCTCCGGGCTCGGACTGCTGATGGCGGGGACACTGAAGGCCGAGGCGACGCTGGCCGCCGCCAACCTGGTCTTCCTGCTGCTGCTGGTCGGCGGCGGGGTCGTCGTGCCGCTGGACAGGTTCCCGGACGCCGCACAGTCGGTCCTGGGCCTGCTGCCGATCTCGGCTCTCTCCGACGGGCTCAGGGACGTGCTTCAGCACGGCGCCGCGATGCCGTGGGGCGACGCGGCGGTCCTGGCCGTCTGGTCCGTGCTGGGACTGGGCGCGGCGGCGCGTTTCTTCCGCTGGGAGTGA
- a CDS encoding helix-turn-helix transcriptional regulator, translating into MKYVGEAPQEELATGERSTRNRVARSILDHGPSTAADLAKRVGLTQAAVRRHLDALVSDDVVEAREQRVYGARTRGRPAKVFALTDCGRDAFDQSYDKLAADALRWIADTAGDEALVAFARARMASQSETYRAVIEAADPEARTQALAKALSADGYAATARSAPGPQQGEQLCQHHCPVAHVAEQFPQLCEAETEFFSSLLGTHVQRLATLAHGDGVCTTFVPRGSPTAPQTSQTTHSASASTAGRNPA; encoded by the coding sequence GTGAAATACGTTGGCGAGGCTCCTCAGGAGGAACTCGCGACCGGTGAGCGCTCGACGCGCAACAGGGTCGCGCGCTCCATCCTGGACCACGGCCCGTCCACCGCCGCCGATCTGGCGAAGCGGGTCGGCCTGACCCAGGCGGCCGTGCGTCGTCACCTCGACGCCCTCGTCTCGGACGATGTGGTCGAGGCCCGCGAGCAGCGGGTGTACGGGGCTCGGACCCGCGGCCGTCCGGCCAAGGTCTTCGCGCTCACCGACTGCGGCCGGGACGCGTTCGACCAGTCCTACGACAAGCTCGCCGCCGACGCGCTCCGCTGGATCGCCGACACCGCCGGGGACGAGGCGCTCGTCGCCTTCGCCCGCGCCAGGATGGCCTCCCAGTCCGAGACGTACCGGGCCGTGATCGAGGCCGCGGACCCCGAGGCCCGCACCCAGGCCCTGGCCAAGGCCTTGTCGGCCGACGGGTACGCTGCTACGGCGCGTAGCGCGCCGGGTCCCCAGCAGGGCGAGCAGTTGTGCCAGCACCACTGCCCGGTCGCGCACGTAGCCGAGCAGTTCCCGCAGCTGTGCGAGGCGGAGACGGAGTTCTTCTCCAGTCTGCTCGGGACCCATGTGCAGCGTCTCGCCACCCTCGCCCACGGCGACGGTGTGTGCACGACGTTCGTTCCGCGCGGCAGCCCCACGGCACCACAGACTTCACAGACCACTCATTCAGCATCTGCAAGTACGGCCGGGAGGAACCCCGCATGA
- a CDS encoding metal-sulfur cluster assembly factor, with translation MSENETLTTKPASEEEVREALYDVVDPELGIDVVNLGLIYGIHIDDANIATLDMTLTSAACPLTDVIEDQAKSATDGIVNELRINWVWMPPWGPDKITDDGREQLRALGFNV, from the coding sequence ATGAGCGAGAACGAGACTCTCACGACCAAGCCGGCCTCCGAGGAGGAGGTCCGCGAGGCGCTGTACGACGTGGTCGACCCCGAGCTGGGGATCGACGTCGTCAACCTGGGCCTGATCTACGGCATCCACATCGACGACGCCAACATCGCCACCCTCGACATGACGCTGACATCCGCGGCCTGCCCGCTGACCGACGTCATCGAGGACCAGGCGAAGTCCGCGACGGACGGCATCGTCAACGAGCTGCGGATCAACTGGGTCTGGATGCCGCCGTGGGGCCCGGACAAGATCACCGACGACGGCCGTGAGCAGCTCCGCGCGCTCGGCTTCAACGTCTGA
- a CDS encoding ABC transporter ATP-binding protein: MSSEPVVQARGLVKRYGTRTAVDGLDLEVSAGAVTAVLGPNGAGKTTTIETCEGYRRPDGGTVRVLGLDPVADAAALRPRIGVMLQSGGVYSGARAEEMLRHMAKLHADPLDVDALVERLGLGSCGRTTYRRLSGGQQQRLALAMAVVGRPELVFLDEPTAGLDPQARRATWDLIRELRTDGVSVVLTTHFMDEAEELADDVAVIDAGKVIAQGSPEQLCRGGAENTLRFTGRPGLDLGSLLKALPDGSEAAELTSGTYRITGRIDPELLATVTSWCAQHGVMPDGIAVERHTLEDVFLELTGKELRA, from the coding sequence ATGAGCAGTGAGCCCGTCGTACAGGCCAGGGGCCTCGTCAAGCGGTACGGCACCAGGACAGCGGTCGACGGCCTCGACCTGGAGGTCTCGGCGGGCGCGGTGACCGCGGTCCTCGGCCCCAACGGCGCCGGCAAGACCACCACGATCGAGACCTGCGAGGGCTACCGGCGGCCGGACGGCGGAACCGTACGGGTCCTCGGCCTGGACCCGGTCGCGGACGCCGCCGCGCTCCGCCCCCGGATCGGCGTGATGCTGCAGTCCGGCGGTGTCTACTCCGGCGCCCGCGCCGAGGAGATGCTGCGCCACATGGCGAAACTCCACGCCGACCCGCTGGACGTGGACGCCCTCGTCGAGCGGCTCGGACTCGGCAGCTGCGGCCGGACCACCTACCGCCGGCTCTCCGGCGGGCAGCAGCAGCGCCTCGCCCTGGCCATGGCCGTCGTCGGCCGCCCCGAGCTGGTCTTCCTGGACGAGCCGACGGCGGGCCTCGACCCGCAGGCCCGCCGCGCGACCTGGGACCTGATCCGGGAGCTGCGCACCGACGGGGTGTCCGTCGTCCTCACCACGCACTTCATGGACGAGGCCGAGGAGCTCGCCGACGACGTCGCCGTCATCGACGCGGGCAAGGTCATCGCCCAGGGCAGCCCCGAGCAGCTGTGCCGCGGGGGCGCCGAGAACACCCTGCGCTTCACGGGCCGCCCCGGCCTGGACCTCGGCTCGCTGCTGAAGGCGCTGCCCGACGGGAGCGAGGCGGCGGAGCTGACCAGCGGCACCTACCGCATCACCGGGCGGATCGACCCGGAGCTGCTGGCGACCGTCACCTCCTGGTGCGCCCAGCACGGCGTGATGCCCGACGGCATCGCCGTGGAGCGGCACACCCTCGAGGACGTCTTCCTGGAACTGACCGGCAAGGAGCTGCGCGCATGA
- a CDS encoding bifunctional 3-phenylpropionate/cinnamic acid dioxygenase ferredoxin subunit, protein MAFVRACGLSELEDDTPKRVELDGTPVSVVRTEGEVFAINDICSHANVSLSEGEVEDCAIECWLHGSSFDLRTGKPSGLPATRPVPVYPVKIEGDDVLVSVTQES, encoded by the coding sequence ATGGCCTTCGTCAGAGCCTGTGGGCTGAGCGAGCTGGAGGACGACACCCCCAAGAGGGTGGAGCTCGACGGCACGCCGGTCTCCGTCGTCCGCACCGAGGGCGAGGTGTTCGCGATCAACGACATCTGCTCGCACGCGAACGTCTCGCTGTCGGAGGGCGAGGTGGAGGACTGCGCGATCGAGTGCTGGCTGCACGGATCGAGCTTCGACCTCCGCACCGGCAAGCCGTCCGGTCTTCCCGCGACGCGCCCCGTCCCCGTATACCCCGTAAAGATCGAAGGGGACGATGTGCTCGTCTCCGTCACCCAGGAGTCCTGA
- a CDS encoding DUF7847 domain-containing protein, with amino-acid sequence MAQDAGWGGGAYGGASYGGYPFGGPPGWGGWVPPPKPGVIPLAPLGLGDVLGGAFSTMGRYWKQLFGMAAALYGGATLLMAAAVAVAYSAVSDHLDRVVALDYDETASSTDVVPLVTAGIVLGLVGIVTISVVSGLMYAAVPAVLQEAVLGRPVAFAAVWRKAWSRVAPVIGALILTSLVALVPVLLVMTAFFGLIISVLAMDSGGGAAIALSLGLIGALATGPLAVWLWIKVCLAPAAVVFEGQGPVAALRRSSQLVKGDWWRIFGITLLAGLMAAVAGYIVQIPFSFLGLFPGMIGTASLDEDPSTAAVVVAMSGYLVATLLGMTVSQVISTTFPQLVTGLLYVDRRIRTENLGPVLAEAAGVPPQGFPQQGPVPPPPGGGTPQW; translated from the coding sequence GTGGCGCAGGACGCAGGGTGGGGCGGGGGCGCCTACGGGGGCGCGTCGTACGGCGGTTACCCCTTCGGGGGGCCACCGGGGTGGGGCGGCTGGGTGCCGCCGCCGAAGCCGGGGGTGATACCGCTCGCCCCGCTGGGGCTCGGGGACGTGCTGGGCGGGGCGTTCTCGACGATGGGCAGGTACTGGAAGCAGCTGTTCGGCATGGCCGCGGCGCTCTACGGCGGCGCCACGCTGCTGATGGCGGCGGCGGTGGCCGTCGCCTACTCCGCCGTCTCCGACCACCTGGACCGGGTGGTGGCCCTCGACTACGACGAGACGGCCTCGTCCACGGACGTCGTTCCGCTCGTGACAGCCGGCATCGTCCTCGGACTGGTGGGCATCGTCACCATCTCCGTCGTCTCAGGGCTGATGTACGCGGCGGTCCCCGCGGTGCTGCAGGAGGCGGTCCTCGGCAGGCCGGTCGCCTTCGCGGCGGTGTGGCGCAAGGCCTGGTCCCGTGTCGCCCCCGTGATCGGCGCCCTGATCCTCACGTCCCTCGTGGCGCTCGTGCCCGTCCTGCTCGTCATGACCGCCTTCTTCGGGCTGATCATCAGTGTCCTCGCCATGGACAGCGGGGGCGGCGCCGCCATCGCCCTGTCACTGGGCCTCATCGGCGCCCTGGCGACCGGACCGCTGGCGGTCTGGCTCTGGATCAAGGTCTGCCTGGCGCCGGCGGCCGTGGTCTTCGAGGGCCAGGGTCCCGTCGCCGCGCTGCGCCGCTCCAGCCAGCTGGTGAAGGGCGACTGGTGGCGGATCTTCGGCATCACCCTGCTGGCCGGGCTGATGGCCGCCGTGGCCGGCTACATCGTCCAGATCCCGTTCTCGTTCCTCGGCCTGTTCCCGGGCATGATCGGGACCGCGTCGCTGGACGAGGACCCGAGCACCGCGGCGGTGGTGGTGGCGATGAGCGGCTATCTGGTCGCGACCCTGCTGGGGATGACGGTGAGCCAGGTCATCTCCACGACGTTCCCGCAGCTGGTGACCGGCCTGCTCTACGTCGACCGGCGGATCCGGACGGAGAACCTCGGCCCGGTGCTGGCCGAGGCCGCGGGCGTACCGCCGCAGGGCTTCCCCCAGCAGGGGCCCGTCCCACCGCCGCCCGGAGGCGGGACACCGCAGTGGTGA
- a CDS encoding COX15/CtaA family protein: MHKPFPTIGRVETPISYIAKRWTPSAKTAKRAALAAVVMSVFIIVTGGAVRLTGSGLGCDTWPKCTDDSLFATPEQGLHGAIEFGNRMLTYVLSAAVGWAIIAARSLKPRRRGLTRLAWSQFWLVMGNAVIGGITVWAGLNPWSVAGHFLLANCLLTVTVVTWVRIGEGDGTPRPRAPRPVRQLSWAVVAATVLLMVLGTTVTGSGKHAGDSSDVPRMPWDWSAAAHIHAIAAWVVCALAIAMFFALRVVDAPADTRARARDLLLVLLAQGAIGYVQYFSDVPEILVGIHMLGSSLMWIAVLRLLLSLRERPVGDAGIPAPASGQQPEHAAAV, encoded by the coding sequence ATGCACAAGCCGTTCCCTACGATAGGGCGCGTGGAAACCCCCATCTCCTACATCGCCAAGCGCTGGACACCGTCGGCGAAGACGGCCAAGCGAGCGGCGCTCGCCGCGGTGGTGATGAGCGTCTTCATCATCGTCACGGGCGGTGCGGTCCGCCTGACCGGATCGGGCCTGGGCTGCGACACGTGGCCCAAGTGCACCGACGACAGCCTCTTCGCCACCCCCGAGCAGGGTCTGCACGGCGCCATCGAGTTCGGCAACCGGATGCTGACCTACGTCCTGTCGGCCGCGGTCGGCTGGGCGATCATCGCGGCGCGCTCCCTGAAGCCCCGCAGGCGCGGTCTCACCCGCCTGGCCTGGTCGCAGTTCTGGCTGGTGATGGGCAACGCCGTCATCGGCGGGATCACCGTCTGGGCCGGACTCAACCCCTGGTCGGTGGCCGGGCACTTCCTGCTCGCCAACTGCCTCCTCACGGTGACCGTGGTCACCTGGGTGCGGATCGGTGAGGGCGACGGCACACCGCGCCCCCGCGCCCCGCGCCCGGTGCGGCAGCTGTCCTGGGCCGTCGTCGCCGCCACGGTCCTGCTGATGGTGCTCGGCACCACGGTGACCGGCTCGGGCAAGCACGCCGGCGACAGCAGCGACGTACCGCGCATGCCGTGGGACTGGAGCGCCGCCGCGCACATCCACGCCATCGCCGCCTGGGTCGTCTGCGCCCTGGCCATCGCGATGTTCTTCGCCCTGCGCGTCGTGGACGCCCCCGCCGACACCCGGGCCCGCGCCCGTGACCTGCTGCTGGTGCTGCTGGCACAGGGCGCCATCGGCTATGTGCAGTACTTCAGCGACGTACCCGAGATCCTGGTCGGGATCCACATGCTCGGCTCCTCCCTGATGTGGATCGCGGTCCTGCGGCTGCTCCTGTCGCTGCGCGAGCGCCCGGTGGGCGACGCCGGCATCCCCGCTCCGGCGAGCGGGCAGCAGCCGGAGCACGCGGCAGCAGTCTGA
- the sufD gene encoding Fe-S cluster assembly protein SufD, whose translation MAEAQNIPAGSTTAGSIAVAAESTVATRMSAPPSFDVADFPVPHGREEEWRFTPLERLRGLHDGTAVATGDGVKVVVEAPSGVTVETVGRDDARLGRAGTPVDRVAAQAYSSFQHASVVTVAKEAVLSEPVRITVHGEGGVAYGHQVVELGAFAEAVVVIDHTGDAVLAANVDYVLGDGAKLTVVSVQDWDDTAVHVGQHNALVGRDASFKSIIVTFGGDLVRLHPRVAYAAPGGEAELFGLYFTDKGQHQEHRLLVDHNTPHCKSNAVYKGALQGDDAHAVWIGDVLIQAAAEGTDTYEMNRNLVLTDGARVDSVPNLEIETGEIVGAGHASATGRFDDEQLFYLQSRGIPAEEARRLVVRGFFAELVQQIGLPDVEDRLLDKIEAELKASV comes from the coding sequence ATGGCTGAGGCTCAGAACATCCCTGCGGGCTCCACCACCGCCGGGTCCATCGCGGTGGCGGCAGAGTCCACCGTCGCCACGCGCATGAGCGCGCCCCCGTCCTTCGACGTCGCGGACTTCCCGGTCCCGCACGGCCGCGAGGAGGAGTGGCGGTTCACGCCGCTGGAGCGACTGCGCGGCCTGCACGACGGCACCGCCGTCGCCACCGGTGACGGTGTCAAGGTCGTCGTCGAGGCGCCCTCGGGCGTCACGGTCGAGACCGTCGGCCGCGACGACGCCCGTCTCGGCAGGGCGGGCACCCCGGTGGACCGGGTCGCCGCCCAGGCGTACTCGTCCTTCCAGCACGCCTCGGTCGTCACGGTCGCCAAGGAGGCCGTGCTCAGCGAGCCGGTCCGGATCACCGTGCACGGCGAGGGCGGCGTGGCCTACGGCCACCAGGTCGTCGAGCTGGGCGCCTTCGCCGAGGCCGTCGTCGTCATCGACCACACCGGTGACGCCGTGCTCGCGGCCAACGTCGACTACGTCCTGGGCGACGGCGCCAAGCTGACCGTCGTCTCCGTCCAGGACTGGGACGACACGGCCGTCCACGTCGGCCAGCACAACGCGCTGGTCGGCCGCGACGCCTCGTTCAAGTCGATCATCGTGACCTTCGGCGGGGACCTCGTCCGTCTCCACCCCCGGGTCGCCTACGCCGCCCCCGGCGGGGAGGCCGAGCTCTTCGGCCTCTACTTCACCGACAAGGGCCAGCACCAGGAGCACCGCCTCCTGGTCGACCACAACACCCCGCACTGCAAGTCCAACGCGGTGTACAAGGGCGCCCTCCAGGGCGACGACGCCCACGCCGTGTGGATCGGTGACGTGCTCATCCAGGCCGCCGCCGAGGGAACCGACACCTACGAGATGAACCGCAACCTGGTTCTCACCGACGGTGCCCGGGTCGACTCCGTACCGAACCTGGAGATCGAGACCGGCGAGATCGTCGGCGCCGGCCACGCCTCGGCGACCGGGCGGTTCGACGACGAGCAGCTGTTCTACCTGCAGTCCCGCGGTATCCCGGCCGAGGAGGCCCGCCGACTCGTCGTGCGCGGCTTCTTCGCCGAGCTGGTCCAGCAGATCGGCCTGCCGGACGTCGAGGACCGGCTCCTCGACAAGATCGAGGCCGAGCTGAAGGCGTCGGTCTGA
- the sufC gene encoding Fe-S cluster assembly ATPase SufC, which translates to MATLEIRDLHVSVEADNATKEILKGVDLTVKQGETHAIMGPNGSGKSTLAYSLAGHPKYTITSGTVTLDGEDVLEMSVDERARAGLFLAMQYPVEIPGVSVSNFLRTSATAVRGEAPKLRTWVKEVKETMAELQMDPSFAERNVNEGFSGGEKKRHEILQLELLKPKVAILDETDSGLDVDALRVVSEGVNRVREGGEVGTLLITHYTRILRYIKPDFVHVFANGRIAESGGAELADKLENEGYEAYVKGGASA; encoded by the coding sequence ATGGCAACGCTTGAAATCCGCGACCTGCACGTCTCCGTCGAGGCCGACAACGCCACGAAGGAGATCCTCAAGGGCGTCGACCTGACCGTGAAGCAGGGCGAGACGCACGCCATCATGGGCCCGAACGGGTCCGGCAAGTCCACCCTCGCCTACTCGCTCGCGGGTCACCCCAAGTACACGATCACGAGCGGCACGGTGACCCTGGACGGCGAGGACGTCCTGGAGATGTCCGTCGACGAGCGGGCCCGAGCCGGCCTGTTCCTCGCCATGCAGTACCCGGTCGAGATCCCCGGCGTCTCGGTCTCCAACTTCCTGCGCACCTCCGCCACCGCCGTCCGCGGCGAGGCCCCCAAGCTGCGTACGTGGGTCAAGGAGGTCAAGGAGACGATGGCCGAGCTCCAGATGGACCCCTCCTTCGCCGAGCGCAACGTCAACGAGGGCTTCTCCGGCGGTGAGAAGAAGCGCCACGAGATCCTCCAGCTGGAGCTCCTCAAGCCGAAGGTCGCCATCCTCGACGAGACCGACTCCGGCCTCGACGTCGACGCCCTGCGCGTCGTGTCCGAGGGCGTCAACCGGGTCCGTGAGGGCGGCGAGGTCGGCACCCTGCTGATCACGCACTACACGCGGATCCTCCGCTACATCAAGCCCGACTTCGTGCACGTCTTCGCCAACGGCCGCATCGCCGAGTCCGGCGGCGCGGAGCTGGCCGACAAGCTGGAGAACGAGGGCTACGAGGCATATGTGAAGGGTGGCGCTTCCGCGTGA
- the sufB gene encoding Fe-S cluster assembly protein SufB translates to MTLPTETAHPELDGLGTYEFGWADSDAAGAAAKRGLSEAVVRDISEKKNEPEWMLKLRLKGLKLFGKKPMPNWGSDLSGIDFDNIKYFVRSTEKQAESWEDLPEDIKNTYDKLGIPEAEKQRLVAGVAAQYESEVVYHQINEELEAQGVIFMDTDTALKEHPELFKEYFGTVIPVGDNKFASLNSAVWSGGSFIYVPKGVHVEIPLQAYFRINTENMGQFERTLIIVDEDAYVHYVEGCTAPIYSSDSLHSAVVEIIVKKGGRCRYTTIQNWSNNVYNLVTKRAVAYEGATMEWVDGNIGSKVTMKYPAVYLMGEHAKGETLSIAFAGEGQHQDAGAKMVHMAPNTSSNIVSKSVARGGGRTSYRGLIEIGEGAPGAKSNVLCDALLVDTISRSDTYPYVDVREDDVSMGHEATVSKVSEDQLFYLMSRGMTEFEAMAMIVRGFVEPIAKELPMEYALELNRLIELQMEGSVG, encoded by the coding sequence ATGACGCTCCCTACGGAGACTGCCCACCCTGAGCTCGATGGCCTGGGCACGTACGAATTCGGCTGGGCCGACTCCGACGCGGCAGGCGCGGCGGCGAAGCGCGGCCTGTCCGAAGCTGTCGTCCGCGACATCTCGGAGAAGAAGAACGAGCCGGAGTGGATGCTCAAGCTCCGGCTCAAGGGCCTGAAGCTGTTCGGCAAGAAGCCCATGCCGAACTGGGGCTCGGACCTGTCGGGGATCGACTTCGACAACATCAAGTACTTCGTCCGGTCCACGGAGAAGCAGGCGGAGTCCTGGGAGGACCTGCCCGAGGACATCAAGAACACGTACGACAAGCTCGGCATCCCCGAGGCGGAGAAGCAGCGCCTCGTCGCCGGTGTCGCCGCGCAGTACGAGTCCGAGGTGGTCTACCACCAGATCAACGAGGAGCTCGAGGCGCAGGGTGTCATCTTCATGGACACCGACACCGCGCTCAAGGAGCACCCGGAGCTCTTCAAGGAGTACTTCGGCACCGTCATCCCCGTCGGTGACAACAAGTTCGCCTCGCTGAACTCCGCCGTGTGGTCCGGCGGCTCCTTCATCTACGTGCCGAAGGGCGTGCACGTCGAGATCCCGCTCCAGGCCTACTTCCGGATCAACACGGAGAACATGGGCCAGTTCGAGCGGACGCTGATCATCGTCGACGAGGACGCCTACGTCCACTACGTCGAGGGCTGCACCGCGCCGATCTACTCCTCGGACTCGCTGCACTCCGCGGTCGTCGAGATCATCGTGAAGAAGGGCGGCCGCTGCCGCTACACGACCATCCAGAACTGGTCGAACAACGTCTACAACCTGGTCACCAAGCGCGCCGTGGCGTACGAGGGCGCGACCATGGAGTGGGTCGACGGCAACATCGGCTCCAAGGTCACCATGAAGTACCCGGCCGTCTACCTGATGGGCGAGCACGCCAAGGGCGAGACCCTGTCCATCGCCTTCGCGGGCGAGGGCCAGCACCAGGACGCCGGCGCCAAGATGGTCCACATGGCACCGAACACCTCCTCCAACATCGTCTCCAAGTCGGTGGCGCGAGGCGGTGGCCGCACCTCCTACCGCGGTCTCATCGAGATCGGGGAGGGTGCGCCGGGCGCCAAGTCCAACGTGCTGTGCGACGCGCTGCTCGTGGACACCATCTCCCGCTCCGACACCTACCCCTACGTGGACGTCCGTGAGGACGACGTGTCGATGGGTCACGAGGCGACCGTCTCCAAGGTCTCCGAGGACCAGCTCTTCTACCTGATGAGCCGCGGCATGACGGAGTTCGAGGCCATGGCGATGATCGTGCGCGGCTTCGTCGAGCCGATCGCCAAGGAGCTGCCGATGGAGTACGCCCTCGAGCTCAACCGGCTGATCGAGCTGCAGATGGAGGGTTCGGTCGGCTAG
- a CDS encoding cysteine desulfurase: MTDARQGLSGLLDTEAIRKDFPILDRTVHDGKKIVYLDSAATSQKPRQVLDALSEYYERHNANVHRGVYTIAEEATALYEGARDKVAAFINAPSRNEVIFTKNASESLNLVANMLGWADEPYRVDSDTEIVTTEMEHHSNIVPWQLLSQRTGAKLKWFGITDDGRLDLSNIDEIITEKTKIVSFTLVSNIMGTINPVEAIVRRAQQVGALVCIDASQAAPHMVLDVQALQADFVAFTGHKMVGPTGIGVLWGRQELLEDLPPFLGGGEMIETVSMHSSTYAPAPHKFEAGTPPIAQAVGLGAAVDYLSAIGMENIHRHEQAITEYAVRRLLEVPDLRIIGPATAEDRGATISFTLGDIHPHDVGQVLDEQGIAVRVGHHCARPVCLRYGIPATTRASFYLYSTPAEVDALVDGLEHVRNFFG, from the coding sequence GTGACTGACGCCCGACAGGGGCTCTCCGGCCTCCTCGACACCGAGGCGATCCGCAAGGACTTCCCGATCCTGGACCGCACGGTCCACGACGGCAAGAAGATCGTTTACCTGGACAGCGCGGCGACCTCGCAGAAGCCGCGCCAGGTGCTCGACGCCCTCAGTGAGTACTACGAGCGGCACAACGCCAACGTCCACCGCGGTGTGTACACCATCGCGGAGGAGGCCACCGCGCTGTACGAAGGCGCCCGCGACAAGGTCGCCGCCTTCATCAACGCTCCCAGCCGCAACGAGGTGATCTTCACCAAGAACGCCTCGGAGTCGCTCAACCTCGTCGCGAACATGCTCGGCTGGGCGGATGAGCCCTACCGGGTCGACAGCGACACCGAGATCGTCACCACGGAGATGGAGCACCACTCCAACATCGTGCCGTGGCAGCTGCTCTCGCAGCGCACCGGCGCGAAGCTGAAGTGGTTCGGCATCACCGACGACGGCCGCCTCGACCTGTCCAACATCGACGAGATCATCACGGAGAAGACGAAGATCGTCTCCTTCACCCTGGTCTCCAACATCATGGGCACGATCAACCCGGTCGAGGCGATCGTCCGGCGCGCCCAGCAGGTCGGTGCGCTGGTCTGCATCGACGCCTCGCAGGCGGCCCCGCACATGGTGCTCGACGTGCAGGCGCTGCAGGCCGACTTCGTGGCCTTCACCGGTCACAAGATGGTCGGCCCGACCGGCATCGGCGTGCTCTGGGGACGGCAGGAACTCCTGGAGGACCTGCCGCCCTTCCTCGGCGGCGGCGAGATGATCGAGACCGTGTCGATGCACTCGTCGACGTACGCGCCGGCTCCGCACAAGTTCGAGGCGGGAACGCCCCCGATCGCGCAGGCCGTCGGCCTCGGCGCGGCCGTGGACTACCTCTCGGCCATCGGCATGGAGAACATCCACCGCCACGAGCAGGCCATCACCGAGTACGCGGTGCGCCGGCTCCTGGAGGTCCCGGACCTCAGGATCATCGGTCCGGCGACGGCCGAGGACCGCGGGGCGACGATCTCCTTCACGCTCGGCGACATCCACCCCCACGACGTGGGGCAGGTGCTCGACGAGCAGGGCATCGCCGTCCGGGTCGGCCACCACTGCGCACGGCCGGTCTGCCTGCGGTACGGAATTCCTGCGACGACGCGAGCGTCGTTCTACCTGTACTCCACGCCGGCCGAGGTCGACGCCCTGGTGGACGGGCTGGAGCACGTGCGGAACTTTTTCGGTTAG
- the sufU gene encoding Fe-S cluster assembly sulfur transfer protein SufU, producing MKLDSMYQEVILDHYKHPHGRGLRDGDAEVHHVNPTCGDEITLRVKYDGETIADVSYEGQGCSISQASASVLNELLVGKELGEAQKIQEAFLELMQSKGQLEPDDAMEEVLEDAVAFAGVSKYPARVKCALLSWMAWKDATAQALSEGKTA from the coding sequence GTGAAGCTTGATTCCATGTACCAGGAAGTGATCCTGGACCACTACAAGCACCCCCACGGGCGTGGCCTGCGGGACGGCGACGCCGAGGTGCACCACGTCAACCCGACGTGCGGCGACGAGATCACGCTCCGCGTGAAGTACGACGGCGAGACCATCGCCGACGTCAGTTACGAGGGCCAGGGCTGCTCCATCAGCCAGGCCAGCGCCTCCGTGCTCAACGAGCTGCTGGTGGGCAAGGAGCTCGGCGAGGCGCAGAAGATCCAGGAGGCATTCCTGGAACTGATGCAGTCCAAGGGTCAGCTGGAGCCGGACGACGCGATGGAGGAGGTGCTGGAGGACGCGGTCGCGTTCGCCGGCGTCTCCAAGTACCCGGCCCGGGTCAAGTGCGCGCTGCTGAGCTGGATGGCGTGGAAGGACGCGACGGCGCAGGCGCTGTCCGAAGGGAAGACCGCATGA